In Mytilus trossulus isolate FHL-02 chromosome 6, PNRI_Mtr1.1.1.hap1, whole genome shotgun sequence, a single window of DNA contains:
- the LOC134722421 gene encoding uncharacterized protein LOC134722421 — MTRDAEYYIRFFNLLKNIANQLYLNFHPNKVSLDFECASRNAVSHVFPNAELKGSLFHYAKAIWKKTQEYGLQTQYKDVPDVNKLVRRAAALTLLPLDRVEDYWLHALENAPQSDACTKLTDYIVLTWLEGRYPQPTWNHHQTEGPRTNNHLEGWHNKLKKRVKTAHPNIFEIINVLKKEQAANEVKKVQYAAGGKMRGKAKKYRELEERFATLKESLHNGTKDYIQYGDAASYLEIR; from the exons atgacg CGAGATGCTGAATATTATATAAGATTCTTCAATCTCCTGAAAAACATAGCCAACCAACTTTATCTCAACTTTCATCCAAATAAAGTGAGCCTTGACTTTGAATGTGCATCAAGAAATGCAGTATCTCATGTCTTTCCAAACGCAGAACTCAAAGGTTCTTTGTTCCACTACGCAAAAGCAATATGGAAAAAGACACAGGAATATGGGCTTCAAACTCAGTATAAAGATGTCCCAGATGTCAACAAACTTGTCCGTCGTGCAGCAGCTTTAACATTACTGCCCTTAGATCGTGTGGAAGACTACTGGTTACATGCCTTGGAAAATGCACCACAGTCAGATGCTTGCACCAAATTAACAGACTATATAGTTCTGACATGGCTAGAGGGCAGATATCCACAACCAACCTGGAACCACCACCAAACAGAAGGACCCAGAACAAATAACCATTTAGAGGGCTGGCATAACAAGTTAAAAAAGAGAGTAAAAACTGCACATCCAAATATATTCGAAATCATCAATGTGTTAAAGAAAGAGCAAGCAGCTAACGAGGTAAAGAAGGTACAATATGCAGCAGGAGGCAAGATGCGGGGAAAAGCAAAGAAGTACAGGGAACTAGAAGAAAGATTCGCAACTTTGAAGGAATCACTACACAATGGTACGAAAGACTATATTCAGTATGGAGATGCAGCATCATACTTGGAAATTAGATGA